The proteins below are encoded in one region of Flammeovirga kamogawensis:
- a CDS encoding InlB B-repeat-containing protein — MKKLNILLLVIVTTILNYQALGQTKNIDANGLSNNLIGYFSFDDAGNGVQCDWGTGKDKVGTLNGGAAFTTTDFKYSTTALHIDGSAGDAYVGFDSDNSLPFIMGGASEITISCWIKPAQDGEQYLVTTMDQNGGDTHRLEITADNRFRANIATVTQDEEGKNIFDSGTAQSLDVKLVDDLPLDTWIHVAYVYSGVNNRTTIYVDGVDVGFYEKTSYDLVTFNRLLNLGAYVALNKADEADRIQKQYNGLMDELYFFDRALSIEEINTVKDLQNPLDEAPFFTGTFDYDYDNLSDQLDATIATNYMISVPTPVRNGYIFGGWYTDKNGAGDKLIGEEVEVVSDMTYYANWELQTYTITFNKAEGIETLEFDLNDLPLTLTEDVKADEHFLGWFKNAEKIDLVIGAQLTEVGDIELWSGFSTSAVFYEVILIDREQTLCGLVATEETSYMLQLPQLTRNDNYRFAGWFTEENGLGTHITTYSSISENKTLYTKWSSMTSDENSTIDIDGLSQNLVGYFSFDESVEGDVVSNQGISKGTKGSLVGTGAKIISSDTQYSSGALEIDPSVGDAYVSFDIDNSNDFRMRGATALSIALWIQPHQLGEQYILATQNDNRSESYRLIVNGGNQINAYLNTYSADLGKYDNAFATGNSHTIGNQVSLNDWIHVAVVYDSEIGKTVIYINGEFSGEFAKDSYNLKLDTDFKLNLGASVAINQASSVEKQFDGLMDELYIFDRALTAAEITAIKGLHNPIDPITEYIAVFDVADGVTYDTLKTTAIQNFEVDVTSIETPVKNGYTFNGWFTERNGSGIQLSESTLALTEDVTYYAHWVLDTYTLTLNKESGVVTQNFTVTDLPLTFTDDTKDDAFFIGWFTDNQFDQKFIGNSINKPGDFELWSAFTANELTYSITLTDRGSHYNEKVATQENAYKVSLPKLMNREDNYRFAGWYTSENGNGQLFKDETTVSANVVLYAHWTPMYSSTVNYLDKTGLSTNLIGYFSFDENETADVVTDYGSAKGNIGNFVGAGTVLEGDARYSNGALKIDPSTESSYLSFDLDNSNPFIMKGAEEVTVSMWIKPNDLVSTDQYLVSTNDDNGGASYHIKLRNDNRINAFIPLDGGSSFATSDNHKIGGELEANSWIHVAMVYSKSESYTKIYINGVESSNPENRGGFFLQSNENRKINIGANVAINRGEAIKDQYEGLIDELYFHDKALSAAEIITLRDLHNPTEGLKELIAVFDLNYDSKVDTIKVTELDNFTVDGSTITAPVREGYTFLGWFDNKKGEGDAYTPGIMVLTNDVTYYAKWEITEYTITYQLDNGVENVANPTTFTINDLPLKLQNPTKTDEFFRGWYKDAAFENQLELNSITDLADIDVWAKFSTIQIFSINFYNQGELFAIELTDDNGDFNIPEVEREGYTFEGWYLEENFETRLSSDTEIIEDLSVYAKWEVIKYTISFNENGGSEVLDITLAEGEALEVPADPTKEGVIFDGWYLDIELTNMYTFPSTMTAENFTLYAKWRDKVAYTITFNENGGSEIADITALEGAAISTPENPTKEGYTFAGWFTDAEYENLYELPAVMPSNNVDLSAKWNVIEYSITYNLNGGVQNDLNTSTFTIEDLPLTLSNPSKEEEYFRGWFTDASLENKLASNQILAIGDIEIWANYSDKATYSISFYSENEVIAVEITDEELNFSIPTIERTGYTFNGWYLENAFENEFSENSIISSDISVYAKWSVNEYTISFNENGGSTIEDIVLLFGESVIVPSAPILEGYTFDGWYTDTEFTTEFTFPETMLAENRTIYAKWSINQYTITFIENGGNEIEDITLDYNAKLTLPEDPIYNPFIFEGWFTDEILTTEYTFTETMPAYNVTLYAKWTVDQNWVGGIDIRAFSPTCKGLNDGEISITAGNSPIKVTLSNWEVTIQPGETQSMQGLASSVYEIIISLTDGTASINYEIEVPVVESIESTAEVSGNRVMLQITGGVAPYTVHIGNEIYTDVEDGELEISNLREGLYNAVIMDNSSCATSNINFTVGSMLIYPNPAVDKTLKAVLPFDIYSENVRVVITGVNGIVHLDKVVNTISGRKVTLNVEGLPSGQYLLNIICSEEGYNDTKSFIVK; from the coding sequence ACGGCAGACAATAGGTTTAGAGCTAATATTGCAACAGTTACACAAGATGAAGAAGGTAAAAACATTTTTGATAGTGGTACTGCTCAATCATTAGATGTGAAATTAGTAGATGATCTTCCTCTTGATACATGGATACATGTTGCATATGTTTATAGTGGTGTTAATAATAGAACAACAATATATGTAGATGGTGTAGATGTTGGTTTTTATGAAAAAACTTCCTATGATTTAGTAACCTTTAATAGGTTATTAAACTTAGGTGCCTATGTAGCCTTAAATAAGGCAGATGAAGCAGATAGAATTCAAAAGCAATACAATGGTTTAATGGATGAGCTTTATTTCTTTGATAGAGCACTTTCTATAGAGGAAATTAACACAGTAAAAGACTTACAAAACCCGTTGGATGAAGCTCCTTTTTTTACGGGTACATTTGATTATGATTATGATAATTTATCTGATCAATTAGATGCTACAATTGCAACAAACTACATGATCTCGGTACCAACACCAGTAAGAAATGGTTATATCTTTGGAGGATGGTATACAGATAAAAATGGAGCAGGGGATAAGTTAATTGGTGAAGAGGTAGAAGTTGTATCAGATATGACGTATTACGCCAATTGGGAACTTCAAACATACACTATCACCTTCAATAAAGCAGAAGGTATAGAGACATTAGAATTTGATTTAAACGATTTACCATTAACACTAACGGAAGATGTTAAAGCGGATGAACATTTCTTAGGATGGTTTAAAAATGCTGAAAAAATAGATTTAGTTATTGGTGCTCAATTAACCGAAGTAGGTGATATTGAATTATGGTCAGGTTTTTCTACTAGTGCTGTTTTTTATGAAGTAATCCTAATAGACAGAGAGCAAACACTTTGTGGTTTAGTTGCTACGGAAGAGACAAGTTACATGCTTCAACTTCCTCAATTAACACGCAATGATAATTATCGTTTTGCCGGCTGGTTTACAGAAGAAAATGGTTTAGGAACGCATATCACAACTTATTCAAGTATTTCAGAAAATAAAACATTGTACACAAAATGGTCTTCAATGACTTCTGATGAAAACAGTACAATTGATATAGATGGTTTATCACAAAATCTTGTAGGCTATTTTAGTTTTGATGAAAGTGTAGAGGGGGATGTGGTCAGTAATCAAGGTATTTCTAAAGGAACAAAAGGAAGCTTGGTTGGTACAGGAGCAAAAATTATTTCTTCAGATACACAATATTCTAGTGGAGCTTTAGAAATAGATCCTTCAGTCGGAGATGCTTATGTATCTTTTGATATTGATAATAGTAATGATTTCAGAATGAGAGGTGCTACTGCTCTATCAATTGCTTTGTGGATTCAACCACATCAATTAGGAGAACAATATATATTAGCTACTCAAAATGATAACAGATCAGAATCATATAGGTTAATAGTTAATGGTGGTAATCAAATCAATGCTTACTTAAATACTTATAGTGCTGATTTAGGTAAATATGATAATGCTTTTGCTACAGGAAATAGTCATACAATTGGAAATCAAGTTAGTTTAAATGATTGGATACATGTTGCCGTTGTTTACGATAGTGAGATTGGTAAAACAGTAATTTATATTAACGGAGAGTTTAGCGGAGAATTTGCAAAAGATTCTTACAACTTAAAATTAGATACTGATTTTAAATTAAACTTAGGAGCTTCAGTTGCTATTAATCAAGCTTCTAGTGTTGAAAAACAATTTGATGGTTTAATGGACGAGCTTTACATTTTTGATAGAGCTTTAACTGCTGCTGAAATTACAGCTATCAAAGGTTTACATAACCCTATTGATCCAATCACAGAATATATTGCTGTTTTTGATGTTGCCGATGGTGTAACATATGATACTTTAAAAACTACTGCTATTCAAAATTTTGAAGTAGATGTTACAAGCATTGAAACTCCAGTTAAAAATGGATATACTTTTAATGGTTGGTTTACAGAACGTAACGGTAGTGGTATTCAATTATCAGAAAGCACATTGGCATTAACAGAAGATGTTACTTACTATGCTCATTGGGTTTTAGATACTTATACACTTACATTAAACAAAGAATCAGGAGTTGTAACTCAGAATTTCACTGTTACTGATTTACCTTTAACATTTACAGATGATACAAAAGATGATGCTTTTTTTATTGGTTGGTTTACAGATAATCAATTTGATCAAAAATTTATTGGGAATAGTATAAACAAACCTGGTGACTTTGAATTATGGTCTGCTTTTACAGCGAATGAATTAACTTATTCTATCACATTAACAGATAGAGGAAGTCATTACAATGAAAAGGTAGCCACTCAAGAAAATGCTTATAAAGTATCACTTCCAAAATTAATGAACAGAGAAGATAATTATCGCTTTGCAGGTTGGTATACTTCTGAGAATGGAAATGGTCAATTATTTAAAGATGAAACTACAGTCTCAGCAAATGTAGTTTTATATGCACACTGGACACCGATGTACTCGTCAACAGTAAATTATTTAGATAAAACAGGGTTATCTACAAACTTAATTGGCTATTTTAGTTTTGATGAAAATGAAACAGCGGATGTAGTGACAGATTATGGTTCAGCAAAAGGAAATATTGGTAATTTTGTAGGTGCAGGAACTGTATTAGAGGGAGATGCAAGATACAGTAATGGTGCTTTAAAAATAGATCCATCAACTGAAAGTTCTTACTTAAGTTTTGACCTTGATAATTCTAACCCATTTATCATGAAAGGGGCAGAAGAAGTGACTGTTTCAATGTGGATTAAACCAAATGATTTAGTTTCAACAGATCAATATTTAGTTTCTACAAACGATGATAATGGAGGGGCGAGTTATCATATTAAATTAAGAAATGATAATAGAATTAATGCTTTCATTCCTCTTGATGGAGGAAGCAGTTTTGCGACTTCTGATAATCATAAAATAGGAGGAGAATTAGAGGCAAATTCTTGGATACACGTAGCAATGGTGTATAGTAAATCTGAAAGTTACACTAAAATATATATCAATGGAGTAGAAAGTAGTAACCCTGAAAATAGAGGAGGATTCTTTTTACAGTCTAATGAGAATAGAAAAATTAATATTGGTGCAAATGTAGCAATAAATAGAGGAGAGGCTATTAAAGACCAATATGAAGGTTTAATAGATGAACTTTATTTTCATGATAAAGCTTTAAGTGCCGCTGAAATTATAACATTAAGAGATTTACACAATCCAACAGAAGGTCTTAAAGAATTGATTGCTGTTTTTGATCTAAACTATGATTCAAAAGTAGATACCATAAAAGTTACGGAATTGGATAATTTCACTGTAGATGGTTCAACAATTACAGCACCTGTAAGAGAAGGTTATACTTTCTTAGGTTGGTTTGATAATAAAAAAGGAGAGGGCGATGCATATACTCCAGGTATTATGGTTTTAACAAATGATGTTACCTACTATGCTAAATGGGAAATTACAGAGTATACAATTACATATCAACTTGATAATGGTGTAGAAAATGTAGCGAATCCTACAACGTTTACAATCAATGACCTGCCTTTAAAATTGCAAAACCCTACTAAAACAGATGAGTTTTTTAGAGGATGGTATAAAGACGCAGCATTTGAAAATCAGTTAGAATTAAATAGCATCACTGATTTAGCAGATATTGATGTATGGGCTAAATTCTCAACGATACAGATTTTCTCCATCAATTTTTATAATCAGGGCGAATTATTTGCAATTGAATTGACAGATGATAATGGAGATTTTAATATCCCTGAAGTTGAAAGAGAAGGTTATACATTTGAAGGTTGGTACTTAGAAGAAAATTTTGAAACAAGACTTTCTTCTGATACTGAAATCATTGAAGATTTATCAGTATATGCAAAATGGGAGGTTATTAAATATACAATTTCATTTAATGAGAATGGAGGTAGTGAAGTTTTAGATATCACATTAGCAGAAGGAGAAGCACTTGAAGTTCCTGCAGACCCAACTAAGGAAGGAGTAATTTTTGATGGTTGGTATTTAGATATCGAACTAACAAACATGTACACATTCCCATCTACAATGACTGCTGAAAACTTTACTCTTTATGCTAAATGGAGGGATAAAGTAGCGTATACAATTACATTTAATGAAAATGGAGGTAGTGAAATAGCAGATATTACAGCATTAGAAGGGGCAGCAATTAGCACACCTGAAAATCCTACAAAAGAAGGATACACTTTTGCTGGTTGGTTTACAGATGCTGAATACGAGAATTTATATGAGTTGCCTGCAGTAATGCCATCTAATAATGTTGACTTATCTGCAAAATGGAATGTAATAGAATATAGTATCACCTATAATCTAAATGGAGGTGTTCAAAATGATCTTAACACTTCAACTTTCACAATAGAAGATTTACCACTTACGTTAAGTAATCCTTCAAAAGAAGAAGAATATTTTAGAGGATGGTTTACAGATGCTTCATTAGAAAATAAATTGGCATCAAATCAAATTTTAGCTATCGGCGACATTGAAATATGGGCTAATTATTCAGATAAAGCAACCTATTCTATTTCTTTCTATAGTGAAAATGAAGTAATTGCAGTTGAAATAACGGATGAGGAATTAAACTTCTCTATTCCTACTATTGAAAGAACAGGATATACATTTAATGGATGGTATTTAGAAAATGCTTTCGAAAATGAGTTTAGTGAAAATTCTATTATATCTTCAGATATATCAGTTTATGCTAAATGGAGTGTCAATGAGTATACTATTTCATTTAATGAGAATGGAGGTAGCACTATTGAAGATATCGTACTTTTATTTGGTGAATCAGTGATTGTTCCATCCGCTCCTATTTTAGAAGGTTATACTTTTGACGGGTGGTACACAGATACTGAATTTACAACGGAGTTTACTTTCCCAGAAACCATGCTAGCAGAAAATAGAACGATTTATGCAAAGTGGAGTATCAATCAATATACAATTACGTTTATTGAAAATGGAGGAAATGAAATTGAAGATATCACTTTAGATTATAATGCTAAGTTAACTCTTCCTGAAGATCCAATTTACAATCCATTCATTTTTGAAGGGTGGTTTACAGATGAAATTTTAACGACAGAATATACTTTCACAGAAACAATGCCTGCTTATAATGTTACTTTATATGCAAAATGGACAGTAGATCAAAATTGGGTTGGAGGTATTGATATCCGTGCTTTTTCTCCAACATGTAAAGGTCTAAATGATGGTGAAATTAGTATTACAGCAGGAAATTCACCAATCAAAGTAACGCTTTCAAATTGGGAGGTGACAATTCAACCCGGTGAAACTCAATCAATGCAAGGTTTAGCAAGTAGTGTCTATGAAATAATTATTTCATTAACTGATGGAACTGCTTCTATAAATTATGAAATTGAGGTTCCTGTAGTTGAGTCGATTGAAAGTACTGCAGAGGTATCAGGCAATAGAGTAATGTTACAAATTACAGGCGGAGTTGCACCTTATACCGTACATATTGGCAATGAAATCTATACTGATGTTGAAGATGGTGAATTGGAAATTTCAAATTTAAGAGAAGGACTATATAATGCAGTAATTATGGATAACTCTTCTTGTGCTACTTCAAATATCAATTTCACAGTTGGAAGTATGCTGATTTATCCTAACCCAGCCGTTGATAAAACGTTAAAAGCTGTTCTTCCATTTGATATTTATTCTGAGAATGTAAGAGTTGTCATTACGGGTGTTAATGGAATTGTACATCTAGATAAAGTGGTGAATACTATTTCAGGAAGGAAGGTGACTTTAAATGTTGAAGGCTTACCAAGTGGACAATATTTACTTAATATAATTTGTTCTGAAGAAGGTTATAACGACACAAAATCTTTTATAGTAAAATAA